Proteins from a single region of Haloarcula laminariae:
- the nuoL gene encoding NADH-quinone oxidoreductase subunit L: MAAFTYASAIVLLPFVSFLVALFLGDRMPKGGALAGIGATGLSLALSIWVALDVAGFVGSTTSYNEFVYTWVAGVDSIALRFGLLLDPLSALMLLIVTLISFLVHIFSLGYMNDEGETGLPRYYAGLGLFTASMLGFVVANNLLMAFMFFELVGLCSYLLIGFWFREDGPPSAAKKAFLVTRFGDYFFLIGVVGIIATFGTGLFAPIRDAGEVVEHGFPGLAEEAVVNGATEHIAMLDTVGMGPQAWFTVLGLLVLGGVIGKSAQFPLHTWLPDAMEGPTPVSALIHAATMVAAGVYLVARMYGFYAISPTALAVIALVGGFTALFAATMGVVKQEIKQVLAYSTISQYGYMMLALGSGGYVAAVFHLTTHAVFKALLFLGAGSVIIAMHHNENMWDMGGLKDRMPVTYWTFLSGSLALAGIVPFAGFWSKDEVLYEALIHGLGSSGGLGPVYLLAYAMGLLAVFMTGFYTFRMVYLTFHGEPRSDIARDPHEVGWNVKGPLSVLGVLAATIGFINMKPVAELTGAHIDFLHKWLNGPEEGGWPASLHTGLHHYEELLHDVAGVSAGEPLGAMGTLLASAALSLALALAGLLVARSLYGGPEPVEHTDKLGGAKTILMHNYYQDEYQVWLATGLTYPVARAMDKFDQGVVDGVVNGVSSVSLFGGRRVRRIQSGVVSNYATLLTLGLVLLLVVFGVAGGWF, translated from the coding sequence ATGGCTGCATTCACATACGCTTCGGCGATTGTCCTGCTCCCGTTCGTATCGTTCCTGGTCGCCCTCTTCCTGGGCGACCGGATGCCGAAAGGCGGCGCCCTCGCCGGTATCGGGGCGACCGGGCTCTCGCTCGCGCTCTCCATCTGGGTTGCCCTCGACGTGGCCGGATTCGTCGGGTCGACGACGTCGTACAACGAGTTCGTCTACACGTGGGTCGCGGGCGTCGACTCCATCGCTCTGCGCTTCGGGCTGTTGCTCGACCCGCTATCGGCGCTGATGCTGCTCATCGTGACGCTCATCTCGTTCCTGGTCCACATCTTCTCGCTGGGCTATATGAACGACGAGGGCGAGACCGGTCTCCCCCGGTACTACGCCGGCCTCGGTCTCTTCACGGCGAGTATGCTCGGTTTCGTCGTGGCCAACAACCTTCTGATGGCCTTCATGTTCTTCGAGCTGGTGGGCCTGTGTTCGTATCTCCTCATCGGCTTCTGGTTCCGGGAGGACGGCCCGCCCAGCGCCGCGAAGAAGGCGTTCCTGGTCACCCGCTTCGGTGACTACTTCTTCCTCATCGGCGTCGTCGGCATCATCGCGACGTTCGGTACCGGTCTGTTCGCCCCGATCCGCGACGCCGGCGAGGTCGTCGAACACGGTTTCCCCGGACTGGCCGAGGAAGCCGTGGTCAACGGAGCGACGGAACACATCGCCATGCTCGACACCGTCGGCATGGGCCCGCAGGCGTGGTTCACGGTGCTGGGCCTGCTCGTGCTGGGCGGGGTCATCGGCAAGTCCGCGCAGTTCCCGCTGCACACGTGGCTCCCCGACGCCATGGAGGGCCCGACGCCGGTCTCCGCGCTCATCCACGCCGCGACGATGGTCGCGGCCGGCGTCTATCTGGTCGCGCGTATGTACGGCTTCTACGCCATCTCACCGACGGCGCTCGCCGTCATCGCCCTGGTCGGCGGCTTCACCGCCCTCTTCGCGGCGACGATGGGCGTCGTCAAACAGGAGATAAAACAGGTGCTCGCCTACTCCACCATCTCCCAGTACGGATACATGATGCTCGCGCTGGGGTCGGGCGGGTACGTCGCCGCGGTCTTCCACCTGACCACCCACGCCGTGTTCAAGGCGCTGCTGTTCCTCGGCGCGGGGTCGGTCATCATCGCCATGCACCACAACGAGAACATGTGGGACATGGGCGGCCTGAAAGACCGGATGCCGGTGACCTACTGGACCTTCCTCTCCGGGTCACTGGCGCTGGCAGGCATCGTCCCCTTTGCGGGCTTCTGGTCCAAGGACGAGGTGCTGTACGAGGCCCTCATCCACGGGCTGGGCAGTTCGGGCGGGCTCGGGCCGGTCTACCTCCTCGCGTACGCGATGGGGCTGTTGGCCGTCTTCATGACCGGCTTCTACACCTTCCGCATGGTGTATCTCACATTCCACGGTGAGCCCCGGTCCGACATCGCGCGTGACCCACACGAGGTGGGCTGGAACGTCAAGGGCCCCCTGTCGGTGCTCGGCGTCCTCGCCGCGACCATCGGGTTCATCAACATGAAACCGGTCGCGGAGCTCACCGGCGCACACATCGACTTCCTCCACAAGTGGCTCAACGGCCCCGAGGAGGGCGGCTGGCCGGCATCGCTCCACACTGGCCTCCACCACTACGAGGAGCTGCTCCACGACGTGGCCGGCGTCTCGGCGGGCGAGCCACTCGGTGCCATGGGCACCCTGCTGGCCTCGGCGGCCCTCTCGCTGGCGCTCGCCCTGGCCGGGCTGTTGGTCGCCCGGTCGCTGTACGGCGGGCCCGAGCCGGTCGAACACACGGACAAACTGGGCGGTGCGAAGACCATACTCATGCACAACTACTACCAGGACGAGTATCAGGTGTGGCTCGCGACCGGGCTCACGTACCCGGTCGCCCGCGCGATGGACAAGTTCGACCAGGGCGTCGTCGACGGCGTCGTCAACGGCGTCTCCAGCGTGAGTCTCTTCGGCGGCCGCCGGGTGCGTCGCATCCAGTCCGGGGTCGTCAGCAACTACGCGACGCTGCTGACGCTCGGGCTCGTGCTCTTGCTCGTCGTCTTCGGCGTCGCCGGGGGGTGGTTCTGA
- the nuoK gene encoding NADH-quinone oxidoreductase subunit NuoK, translating into MAVPAQYYLLLSAALFCIGLFGVLTRRNALIFLMSVELMLNAANINFVAFSLQHGNLTGQVFALFGMAVAAAEVAIGIGIILVLYRNFTDVDVTKATTMRW; encoded by the coding sequence ATGGCTGTTCCGGCCCAGTACTACCTGCTGCTCTCGGCAGCACTCTTCTGTATCGGCCTCTTTGGCGTCCTGACGCGACGCAACGCGCTCATCTTCCTGATGTCGGTCGAGCTGATGCTGAACGCGGCCAACATCAACTTCGTCGCGTTCTCGCTCCAGCACGGCAACCTCACCGGCCAGGTCTTTGCCCTGTTCGGAATGGCCGTCGCGGCCGCCGAGGTGGCAATCGGTATCGGCATCATCCTCGTCCTGTACCGCAACTTCACTGACGTGGACGTAACGAAAGCGACGACCATGAGGTGGTAA
- a CDS encoding proton-conducting membrane transporter — MTNQPRFNTEGSLTAGLAAVGLFAVLGGVFLTASFPVPVGFPDGAAITKSLGAALFDIAPGQLMGEGEAAVPGEGFLVAFLLVGVLLDAALDGAVMLAKREEAGENVSLGTGTDTPEDAVAADGGPLSSDGGEN; from the coding sequence ATGACGAACCAACCGCGATTCAACACCGAGGGGAGTTTGACGGCGGGACTCGCCGCCGTGGGCCTGTTTGCCGTCCTCGGCGGCGTGTTCCTGACCGCTTCCTTCCCCGTGCCGGTGGGCTTTCCCGACGGGGCAGCGATAACCAAGAGCCTGGGCGCGGCGCTGTTCGACATCGCGCCCGGCCAGCTGATGGGCGAGGGCGAGGCGGCCGTCCCCGGTGAGGGGTTCCTCGTCGCGTTCCTCCTTGTCGGCGTGCTTCTGGACGCCGCCCTTGACGGAGCGGTGATGCTCGCAAAGCGCGAAGAGGCAGGCGAAAACGTCAGCCTGGGTACCGGAACCGACACGCCCGAAGACGCCGTCGCGGCCGACGGCGGGCCCTTGTCGTCCGACGGGGGTGAGAACTGA
- a CDS encoding NADH-quinone oxidoreductase subunit J, which produces MALYESIAFALFALVTVGSAAGVVLVRDVWHSALLLGVSLVSVAVFYVLNQAAFVATMQILVYVGGVLILITFAVMLTREDESVVEVTP; this is translated from the coding sequence ATGGCACTGTACGAGTCAATCGCGTTCGCGCTGTTCGCTCTGGTGACGGTGGGCAGTGCGGCCGGCGTCGTGTTAGTCCGGGACGTCTGGCACTCGGCGCTGTTACTGGGCGTCTCGTTGGTCAGCGTCGCCGTGTTCTACGTGCTGAACCAGGCGGCGTTCGTCGCAACGATGCAAATCCTCGTGTACGTGGGCGGCGTCCTCATCCTCATCACGTTCGCCGTGATGTTGACCCGCGAGGACGAGTCCGTCGTCGAGGTGACGCCATGA
- a CDS encoding NuoI/complex I 23 kDa subunit family protein, protein MIGIMKSMATTMKHALDGETFTVEYPEVAPEVSPRFRGVHKFSQERCIWCRQCENVCPNNTIQIVQDDQRNGEQYNLHIGQCIYCRLCEEVCPVDAILLTQNFEFTADTKDEFAYDKEQLKNVPWYKDIDPLESREPDRGAWIGEGDGEVDYQ, encoded by the coding sequence ATGATTGGCATCATGAAATCCATGGCGACGACGATGAAACACGCCCTCGATGGGGAGACGTTCACGGTGGAATATCCGGAAGTCGCCCCCGAGGTGAGCCCACGGTTCCGCGGCGTCCACAAGTTCAGCCAGGAGCGGTGTATCTGGTGTCGGCAGTGCGAGAACGTCTGCCCGAACAACACTATCCAGATCGTTCAGGACGACCAGCGCAACGGCGAACAGTACAACCTCCACATCGGGCAGTGTATCTACTGTCGGCTCTGTGAGGAGGTCTGTCCCGTCGACGCCATCCTCCTGACGCAGAACTTCGAGTTCACGGCGGACACGAAAGACGAGTTCGCCTACGACAAGGAGCAGCTCAAGAACGTCCCGTGGTACAAGGACATCGACCCGCTGGAGTCGCGCGAACCTGACCGGGGCGCGTGGATCGGTGAAGGCGACGGCGAAGTGGACTACCAGTAA
- a CDS encoding complex I subunit 1/NuoH family protein, translating to MQSAPLPETLAGIAGLDPNSTPVMILMSLIGAALVGTLMMTNTALAGPWAKRKITAAFTDRIAVNRIGPFGLGTIVVDAVRLLSKELIVPEGVDRPAWDLAPLLIASSALLGFAVIPMGNGIHLADPEVGLAYVFATASMASIGLVMAGYASNNKYSFLGGLRAVAQNVAYEIPLILTGASVVLFAGSLQMSQIVAAQQQTLIGPLPSWYAFVNPFAFVLFMIANLAEVGRNPFDIPEAPTEIVAGYQTEYSSVYFVLIYLGEFIHIFLGGAIIATIFLGGPAGPVLPGIVWFLIKIWGVFFFTQWARSAIPRVRIDQLIEIGWKGMLVLSLANLLLTAVIVGVVV from the coding sequence ATGCAATCGGCTCCGCTTCCGGAGACGCTGGCCGGAATCGCGGGTCTTGACCCCAACAGCACCCCGGTGATGATTCTGATGAGCCTCATCGGGGCGGCGCTCGTCGGGACGCTGATGATGACGAACACGGCGCTTGCGGGGCCGTGGGCAAAGCGGAAGATCACGGCCGCGTTCACCGACCGCATCGCCGTCAACCGGATTGGCCCGTTCGGCCTGGGGACCATCGTGGTCGACGCGGTCCGGCTGCTCTCGAAGGAGCTCATCGTCCCCGAAGGCGTCGACCGCCCGGCGTGGGACCTCGCGCCGCTGCTCATCGCTAGCTCGGCGCTCCTCGGGTTCGCCGTCATCCCGATGGGTAACGGCATCCATCTGGCCGACCCCGAAGTCGGACTGGCCTACGTCTTCGCGACGGCGTCGATGGCCTCTATCGGACTGGTGATGGCGGGCTACGCGTCGAACAACAAGTACTCGTTTCTCGGCGGACTGCGCGCGGTCGCACAGAACGTCGCCTACGAGATTCCGCTGATTCTGACGGGCGCGTCGGTCGTGCTCTTTGCGGGTTCCCTGCAGATGAGCCAGATCGTCGCCGCCCAGCAGCAGACGCTCATCGGTCCGCTCCCCTCGTGGTACGCCTTCGTCAACCCCTTCGCGTTCGTCCTCTTCATGATCGCGAACCTCGCGGAGGTCGGCCGCAACCCGTTCGACATCCCCGAGGCGCCGACCGAGATCGTCGCTGGCTACCAGACCGAGTACTCGTCGGTGTACTTCGTGCTCATCTACCTCGGCGAGTTCATCCACATCTTCCTCGGTGGGGCCATCATCGCCACCATCTTCCTCGGCGGCCCGGCCGGGCCGGTGCTGCCGGGCATCGTCTGGTTCCTCATCAAGATCTGGGGCGTCTTCTTCTTCACCCAGTGGGCCCGGTCGGCCATTCCCCGGGTCCGTATCGACCAGCTCATCGAGATCGGGTGGAAAGGCATGCTGGTGCTCTCGCTTGCGAACCTGCTGCTGACTGCGGTCATCGTCGGGGTGGTCGTCTGA
- a CDS encoding NADH-quinone oxidoreductase subunit D, which produces MSLEKPSTPTEIGVTEDGLDYDALADLLGGHVLDREQHVNAEGFVIRPDEVQDVLSTLKTEAGFDHLSCVTAQEYDDRYESIYHLRKYDDPTQELSIVVPSPKDDPHNQSGARVYDTASWHEREAYDLVGIEYDDHPDLRRILLPETWQGHPLSQDYNQSQPQIVSLRENANPLEDDHRSEDDPDTMFINIGPHHPATHGVLHVKTVLDGEQIADIEPDIGYLHRCEEQMCQQGTYRHQIMPYPDRWDYVSAGILNEWAYARAAEDLADIEVPEYAQVIRTMSAELCRIAAHMLALGTFALDVFGDFTATFQYAFRDREVIQNILEDLTGQRLMFNYMRLGGVAWDLPEPREEFFEKTRDFLDGLPHKLEEYHDLITGNEIFQMRCVDTGVLSEEMVKSYGATGPVARGSGVDYDLRRDDPYGYYDELDWSVVTEDGGDNFSRVLVRMREVEESARIIEQCVDLLESWPEDDREIQANVPRTLRPDPDKEIYRAVEGAKGELGIYIRSDGTDKPARFKIRSPCFSNLQTLPEMSQGEYVPDMVASLGSLDIVLGEVDR; this is translated from the coding sequence ATGAGCCTAGAGAAACCCTCCACACCGACCGAGATCGGCGTCACCGAAGACGGACTGGACTACGACGCGCTCGCGGACCTGCTCGGCGGCCACGTGCTCGACCGCGAACAGCACGTCAACGCCGAGGGGTTCGTCATCCGACCCGACGAGGTCCAGGACGTCCTCTCGACGCTGAAGACCGAGGCCGGCTTCGACCACCTCTCCTGTGTCACGGCCCAGGAGTACGACGACCGCTACGAGTCTATCTACCACCTGCGGAAGTACGACGACCCGACACAGGAGCTGTCAATCGTCGTCCCCTCGCCGAAGGACGACCCGCACAACCAGTCCGGCGCACGCGTCTACGACACCGCTTCCTGGCACGAGCGGGAGGCCTACGACCTCGTCGGCATCGAGTACGACGACCACCCTGACCTCCGCCGGATTCTGCTGCCGGAGACGTGGCAGGGCCACCCCCTCTCACAGGACTACAACCAGAGCCAGCCACAAATCGTCTCGCTGCGGGAGAACGCGAACCCGCTCGAGGACGACCACCGAAGCGAGGACGACCCGGACACGATGTTCATCAACATCGGGCCCCACCACCCGGCGACCCACGGCGTCCTCCACGTCAAGACGGTCCTCGACGGCGAGCAGATCGCCGACATCGAGCCGGACATCGGCTACCTCCATCGGTGCGAGGAGCAGATGTGCCAACAGGGCACCTACCGCCACCAGATTATGCCCTACCCCGACCGCTGGGACTACGTCTCCGCGGGTATCCTGAACGAGTGGGCGTACGCGCGCGCCGCGGAGGACCTCGCCGACATCGAGGTCCCCGAGTACGCACAGGTCATCCGGACGATGTCCGCCGAGCTGTGCCGCATCGCCGCGCACATGCTCGCGCTCGGGACCTTCGCGCTGGACGTGTTCGGCGACTTCACCGCCACGTTCCAGTACGCCTTCCGCGACCGCGAGGTCATCCAGAACATCCTGGAGGACCTCACCGGTCAGCGGCTGATGTTCAACTACATGCGGCTGGGCGGCGTGGCGTGGGACCTGCCCGAACCGCGCGAGGAGTTCTTCGAGAAGACCCGGGACTTCCTCGACGGCCTACCCCACAAGCTGGAGGAGTACCACGACCTCATCACGGGCAACGAGATCTTCCAGATGCGCTGTGTGGACACGGGCGTCCTCTCGGAGGAGATGGTCAAGTCCTACGGCGCCACCGGTCCGGTCGCCCGCGGGTCGGGCGTCGACTACGACCTCCGGCGCGACGACCCGTACGGCTACTACGACGAGCTCGACTGGTCGGTCGTCACCGAGGACGGCGGCGACAACTTCAGCCGCGTCCTCGTCCGCATGCGCGAGGTCGAGGAGTCCGCCCGAATCATCGAGCAGTGTGTCGACCTCCTGGAGAGCTGGCCCGAAGACGACCGCGAGATTCAGGCCAACGTCCCCCGGACGCTGCGTCCGGACCCGGACAAGGAGATCTACCGCGCGGTCGAGGGCGCCAAGGGCGAACTCGGCATCTACATCCGGTCCGACGGGACCGACAAGCCCGCGCGGTTCAAGATTCGCAGCCCGTGCTTCTCGAACCTCCAGACGCTGCCGGAGATGTCCCAGGGCGAGTACGTCCCTGACATGGTCGCCTCGCTCGGTAGCCTCGACATCGTTCTCGGGGAGGTGGACCGCTGA
- a CDS encoding NADH-quinone oxidoreductase subunit B produces MSSDQTPPAVNDVSTQEARMSEGVDDRFNSTLREAFGSTPFILTKFDKFMNWVRGSSMFMLQFGIACCSIEMIATYAIKHDLDRFHAGVPRASPRQADVIVVPGTIVSKFAPRMKRVYDQMPEPKFVVSMGSCTISGGPFQEGYNVIKGAEEVIPVDIHVPGCPPRPEALIYGIAKLQERIANGESSPVTVKPYELEQFGDLDRDELVQHLADEIDEDDLVMRYNWDDSP; encoded by the coding sequence ATGAGTAGTGACCAAACACCGCCAGCAGTCAACGACGTATCGACACAAGAGGCCCGGATGAGCGAGGGTGTCGACGACAGGTTCAACTCCACGCTCCGGGAGGCCTTTGGCTCGACCCCGTTCATCCTGACCAAGTTCGACAAGTTCATGAACTGGGTCCGTGGCTCCTCGATGTTCATGCTGCAGTTCGGGATTGCCTGCTGTAGCATCGAGATGATCGCCACGTACGCCATCAAACACGACCTCGACCGGTTCCACGCCGGGGTCCCGCGTGCGTCGCCGCGACAGGCCGACGTCATCGTCGTCCCGGGGACCATCGTCTCGAAGTTCGCCCCGCGGATGAAGCGGGTCTACGACCAGATGCCCGAGCCGAAGTTCGTCGTCTCGATGGGGTCGTGTACCATCTCCGGCGGCCCGTTCCAGGAGGGCTACAACGTCATCAAAGGGGCCGAGGAGGTCATCCCGGTCGACATCCACGTCCCCGGGTGCCCGCCACGGCCGGAAGCGCTCATCTACGGTATCGCGAAGCTTCAGGAACGCATCGCCAACGGCGAGTCCTCGCCGGTGACGGTCAAGCCCTACGAACTCGAACAGTTCGGCGACCTCGACCGGGACGAACTCGTCCAGCATCTCGCTGACGAGATAGACGAGGACGACCTCGTGATGCGGTACAACTGGGACGATTCGCCATGA
- a CDS encoding NADH-quinone oxidoreductase subunit A encodes MSNPWIAIGALAVVALAIPVAMMVVSSLLRPRVTEQGKTATYESGEVPTGSSQKIKFNIQYYMVALLFLVFDIETVLIFPWTVIYRDAIDAGVGMTKALVPMVVFIGVLVVGLGWAWRNGAVRWVRSSRATKGADTYE; translated from the coding sequence ATGAGTAATCCATGGATTGCCATCGGTGCACTCGCCGTCGTGGCGCTCGCCATACCCGTTGCGATGATGGTGGTATCGAGCCTGTTGCGACCGCGAGTGACCGAACAGGGCAAAACCGCCACCTACGAGTCCGGTGAAGTGCCTACCGGCAGCAGCCAGAAGATCAAGTTCAATATCCAGTACTACATGGTCGCGCTGCTGTTCCTCGTCTTCGACATCGAGACCGTCCTCATCTTCCCGTGGACGGTCATCTACCGCGACGCCATTGACGCGGGTGTCGGCATGACCAAAGCACTGGTTCCGATGGTCGTATTCATCGGCGTGCTCGTCGTCGGACTCGGCTGGGCATGGCGAAACGGCGCAGTTAGATGGGTGCGTAGTTCGCGTGCCACCAAGGGGGCAGACACATATGAGTAG
- a CDS encoding AIR carboxylase family protein — MTADSVQSIIDQLHEEAEMDVPDDETPDVGIVMGSDSDLPTMAGGQGKRPGAYEALATELDFAEQTDYTDAPDARFTFETFVCSAHRTPDLMYAYAETAEARGVDVIIAGAGGKSADLPNMTASIAYPLPVIGVPVQEKSVDSVIGMPQGAPITAVDAGKSFNAALTAVQILSREHDELRDRLVDYHEGLQTEVGEVSRDLHELGTPGFKDAYWE; from the coding sequence ATGACAGCGGACAGCGTCCAGTCGATAATCGACCAGCTACACGAGGAAGCCGAGATGGACGTCCCGGACGACGAGACGCCCGACGTCGGCATCGTCATGGGGTCGGACTCGGACCTGCCGACGATGGCCGGCGGGCAGGGGAAGCGCCCGGGCGCGTACGAGGCGCTGGCGACGGAGCTCGACTTCGCGGAACAGACCGACTACACCGACGCGCCGGACGCCCGCTTTACCTTCGAGACGTTCGTCTGTTCGGCCCACCGGACGCCGGACCTGATGTACGCCTACGCGGAGACGGCCGAGGCGCGGGGCGTCGATGTCATCATCGCGGGCGCGGGGGGCAAATCAGCCGACCTGCCGAACATGACCGCGAGCATCGCCTACCCGCTGCCGGTCATCGGCGTCCCGGTCCAGGAGAAGTCCGTCGACAGCGTCATCGGCATGCCACAGGGCGCGCCCATCACCGCCGTCGACGCCGGGAAGTCGTTCAACGCGGCCCTGACCGCCGTTCAGATTCTTTCCCGCGAACACGACGAACTGCGGGACCGCCTCGTCGACTACCACGAGGGCCTCCAGACCGAGGTCGGCGAAGTGTCCCGCGATCTCCACGAACTCGGGACGCCGGGATTCAAAGACGCGTACTGGGAGTAA
- a CDS encoding uracil-xanthine permease family protein, with product MSPDDTDDFEEVEKDFTPEGPNVAGDPSAAGFVEYGIEDRPPRGESILLGVQHYLTMIGASVAIPLGLAGAMGMFEAAPGQVGRLIGTFFVVSGIATLAQTTIGNRYPIVQGGTFSMLAPGLAIIGVLAQQGADWQTMLVELQGAVIVAGIVELVIGYTGVMGKLKRYMGPVVIAPVIALIGLALFNVPQIANPNAGAPGTGQNWWLLGLTMLSIVAFSQYLDRRHRAFKLFPVLLGIAFAWGVAAVLSVTGVFAEGSVSYVALGSVTSAPLVQPIYPFQWGLPQFTPGFIVGMMAGMLASVVESFGDYHSVARIAGKGAPSAKRIDHGIGMEGVGNVFAGIMGTGNGCTSYTENVGAIAITGVASRYVVQIGAAVMILVGYFGPMGELFATIPAPIIGGLYMVMFGQIAAVGLSQLKYVDLDANRNVFIVGFALFAGLAVPEYMSQVGQGMEAGGSTALQQGLANVPVLGAVLGTDVVATTLFVVGGTGMVVGGVVAFILDNTIPGTREERGLSAWAALTEDDEEFVSSFDRLRGRGGDRPPTSSDD from the coding sequence ATGAGTCCCGACGACACGGACGACTTCGAGGAAGTGGAGAAAGATTTCACGCCGGAAGGGCCGAACGTCGCGGGTGACCCCTCGGCTGCCGGATTCGTTGAGTACGGTATCGAGGACAGGCCCCCGAGAGGTGAATCGATACTGCTCGGCGTGCAACACTACCTGACGATGATAGGCGCATCCGTCGCGATTCCGCTGGGGCTGGCGGGCGCGATGGGGATGTTCGAGGCGGCGCCAGGACAGGTGGGCCGCCTCATCGGCACGTTCTTCGTCGTCTCGGGTATCGCGACGCTGGCCCAGACGACAATCGGGAACCGCTATCCCATCGTGCAGGGCGGGACGTTCTCGATGCTCGCGCCCGGACTGGCCATCATCGGAGTGTTGGCCCAGCAAGGGGCCGACTGGCAGACGATGCTCGTCGAGTTACAGGGGGCGGTCATCGTCGCCGGAATCGTCGAGCTGGTCATCGGCTACACCGGCGTGATGGGGAAGCTCAAGCGGTACATGGGGCCGGTGGTCATCGCGCCCGTCATCGCGCTCATCGGGCTCGCGCTGTTCAACGTCCCACAGATCGCAAACCCGAACGCCGGCGCGCCCGGCACCGGACAGAACTGGTGGCTGCTCGGGCTGACGATGCTCTCTATCGTCGCCTTCTCGCAGTATCTCGACCGGCGCCACCGGGCGTTCAAGCTGTTCCCGGTTCTCCTCGGTATCGCGTTCGCGTGGGGCGTCGCCGCGGTCCTCTCGGTGACCGGCGTCTTCGCCGAGGGGTCGGTGAGCTACGTCGCTCTGGGGAGCGTCACGAGCGCCCCCCTGGTCCAGCCCATCTACCCGTTCCAGTGGGGGCTGCCGCAGTTCACGCCCGGCTTCATCGTCGGTATGATGGCCGGGATGCTCGCGTCCGTCGTCGAGAGCTTCGGGGACTACCACTCGGTCGCCCGCATCGCCGGGAAGGGCGCGCCGAGCGCGAAGCGCATCGACCACGGCATCGGGATGGAAGGGGTCGGCAACGTCTTCGCCGGTATCATGGGCACCGGCAACGGCTGTACGTCCTACACCGAGAATGTCGGCGCCATCGCCATCACGGGCGTCGCCTCCCGATACGTCGTCCAGATAGGGGCCGCGGTGATGATTCTCGTCGGGTACTTCGGCCCGATGGGGGAGCTGTTCGCGACTATCCCTGCGCCCATCATCGGCGGCCTCTACATGGTCATGTTCGGTCAGATAGCCGCCGTCGGCCTCTCGCAGCTGAAGTACGTCGACCTGGACGCCAACCGCAATGTCTTCATCGTCGGCTTTGCGCTGTTTGCCGGCCTGGCCGTTCCAGAGTACATGAGCCAGGTCGGGCAGGGGATGGAGGCGGGCGGTTCGACGGCGCTCCAGCAGGGACTTGCGAACGTCCCGGTGCTGGGCGCCGTACTCGGCACCGATGTCGTGGCGACGACCCTGTTCGTCGTCGGCGGCACCGGGATGGTCGTCGGGGGCGTCGTGGCCTTCATCCTCGACAACACCATCCCCGGCACTCGCGAGGAGCGCGGCCTCAGCGCGTGGGCGGCGCTGACCGAGGACGACGAGGAGTTCGTCTCCTCTTTCGACCGTCTGCGCGGCCGCGGCGGCGACCGACCGCCGACCTCCAGTGACGACTGA